The genomic window ATCTTTAACACCCACCCCGACCCATTACTGCCCTGGCTGCACCCATGGCATCATCCACCGCTTGATTGCTGAGGTGATTGATGAGTTGAATTTAAGGGAAAGGGCAGTGGGAATTGCACCGGTTGGCTGTTCGGTCCTTGCCTTTAACTACTTCAACTTTGACTTTCAGCAGGCGGCTCATGGCAGGGCGCCCGCGGTTGCAACCGGGATAAAAAGGGCAAGACCTGATTTGATTGTGTTTACCTATCAGGGTGATGGTGACCTTGCCTCAATCGGGATGAGCGAAATCATCCATGCGGCAAACCGCGGCGAGAAGTTCACGGTGGTTTTTATCAACAACGCCATCTATGGGATGACCGGCGGTCAGATGGCACCAACAACAATGCCCGGACAGGTTACAACCACATCACCAAGGGGAAGGGAT from candidate division WOR-3 bacterium includes these protein-coding regions:
- a CDS encoding thiamine pyrophosphate-dependent enzyme, whose protein sequence is MRVIFKRPESLTPTPTHYCPGCTHGIIHRLIAEVIDELNLRERAVGIAPVGCSVLAFNYFNFDFQQAAHGRAPAVATGIKRARPDLIVFTYQGDGDLASIGMSEIIHAANRGEKFTVVFINNAIYGMTGGQMAPTTMPGQVTTTSPRGRDVNDVGYPVRMCELISSLRTPSFVERVTVHNPKGVTNARRALKQAFIYQRDNVCFTFVEFLSTCPTNWGLAPIQAARWLEENMIPYYPVRNFKTPEKPEAKDAD